CCAGGCCGGACGCCCGTTGACGAACTTGTCTTCCAGCACCCACTGCACAAACGGCTCGCAGACCACCGGCCAGGCATCGTCGACGGCATGCTTGTCGTGCAATTGCAGCTTGTGTTCGGTGCTGGTCATTGGCGTGATGCGGTCCACCATGGCATTCGGAAAGCTCACGTGCCCGGCGATCCAGTCGCGCAAGTCCGTATCGCGTAAAGCGGCGAAGGCCAGCAGGGCTTTGCGAGTGACCGCGCCGTTGTGCGGCAGGTTATCGCAGGACATCAAGGTGAACGCCGGGATGCTGGCTGCGCGGCGTTTGGCCAACGCGGCACAGAGGAAACCGAACACCGTTTTCGGCGAGTCCGGGTGCGCCAGATCGTGCTGGATCTGCGGCAGGTGGGCCATGAATTCGCCGTTGCTGTCGTCGATGCAGTAACCGCCTTCGGTGATGGTCAGCGAGACGATACGGATCTCGGGGCTGGCGAGTTTGTCGATCAGCGCTTGCGCGCCGTCCTCGGCCAGCAGCATGTCGCGGATCGCGCCGATGACCCGGACTTCGGTGTCGTCGGTGTCACCGAGTTCAAACAGGGTGAACAGGTAATCCTGCTCCTTCAGATCATCCCGGGCGCGGCGATCTTCAGCGCGCAGGCCGACGCCGCAAATCGCCCAGTCCAGGCCTTCGCCCGTGTTCATCAAGGCGTCGGTGTAATACGCCTGATGGGCGCGGTGAAAACCGCCGACGCCGATGTGCGCGATGCCTTGGCGGGTGTCGCTCAGGGCGTAGGCGGGCAGGACCACTTCGGGTGCGAGGTGCTGCAGGTTCTGTTTATTGAGTTTCATCACAGGCTCTCTGAAGTCAGGCCGCAGCGCGCAACGGACGGGTCAACGCCACGCCGTCGGCATCGAATAAATGGCAGTGCTCGGCGTCCAGGTGCAGGCTCAGGGTTTCGCCGTAGCGGCTGGCGAGGTCGCCGCGAACGCGCATGGTCAGCGCTTCACCGGACGCGGTCAGCACGTGGCAGAAGGTGTCGCTGCCCAGGCGCTCGCTGACGTCGGCGGTGACTTGCAAGGTACAGTCGCCGGTTTGCGCCAGTTCCAGATGCTCCGGGCGAATGCCCAGGGTCACCGCGCCGCCGACGCTCAGGTTGGCGCCGCTCAATGGCAAGGTGATGCGGGTGCCGGCATCGAGCGCCACTTCGCAGCTTTGGCTGTCGACACGGGTGACTTTGCCCTTGAGGAAGCCCATTTTCGGCGTGCCGAGAAAGCCTGCGACAAACAGGTTGGCCGGCTGGTGATACAGA
This DNA window, taken from Pseudomonas fluorescens NCIMB 11764, encodes the following:
- a CDS encoding mannitol dehydrogenase family protein — translated: MKLNKQNLQHLAPEVVLPAYALSDTRQGIAHIGVGGFHRAHQAYYTDALMNTGEGLDWAICGVGLRAEDRRARDDLKEQDYLFTLFELGDTDDTEVRVIGAIRDMLLAEDGAQALIDKLASPEIRIVSLTITEGGYCIDDSNGEFMAHLPQIQHDLAHPDSPKTVFGFLCAALAKRRAASIPAFTLMSCDNLPHNGAVTRKALLAFAALRDTDLRDWIAGHVSFPNAMVDRITPMTSTEHKLQLHDKHAVDDAWPVVCEPFVQWVLEDKFVNGRPAWEKVGVQFTDDVTPYEEMKIKLLNGSHLALTYLGFLKGYRFVHETMNDPLFVRYMRAYMDLDVTPQLSSVPGIDLTEYKNTLVERFSNQAIADQLERVCSDGSSKFPKFTIPTINRLIADGRETKRAALVVAAWALYLKGVDENGDTYSIPDPRAAFCQALVADDALITQRLLAVEEIFGSAIPHSAEFVAAFEWCCNSLREVGVTRTLERVLA